From one Gammaproteobacteria bacterium genomic stretch:
- a CDS encoding PAS domain S-box protein → MSSPLRQFMIVSIVGMTVTLLALLYFHNELSEEYLRDHLDSHNKNLSIVLRNSLLAEGLEKELVEPRSALSDSMLANINLHLEQELRWVPVVKVKIYSRDSIVLYSTNRHEIGADAKQNKGVQSALAGTPISGQVHPNHLNEFDNIIEVEDLHQQYVPIKSPKTGDVIGVFETYLNISEVVREVEVRQRVVFWIIGGILGVFYLALAITFLATHRLLRRETQQRKAYVDELHEVHADLEQRVERRTAELDHTRIFLQSIIDGIADPLLVIRPDFTIALMNNQAKKYIPPGQDEKNYRYCYQISHRLDAPCTEPDHPCSFIEVMEKGCPARVRHTHCDADGNPVVLELITTPLYSANGEFEGVIEVEHDVTQIVEMQEVLSKNEAHLQAIMDHVPDAILTCDSEYTIQSTNHSARILFNAEETDLVGKNLQELFSADSAANEFLSEIATHQQCVFKRIDGTEFPSDLWVGPLEKTNGDSSYIVVVHDITGRLQD, encoded by the coding sequence ATGTCATCACCACTGCGCCAGTTTATGATTGTCAGCATCGTCGGTATGACGGTCACGTTGTTAGCACTGCTGTATTTTCATAATGAATTAAGTGAGGAATACTTGCGCGATCACCTGGATTCGCACAATAAGAATCTTTCGATCGTATTGCGAAATTCGTTGCTCGCAGAAGGACTCGAAAAGGAGCTCGTCGAGCCCCGAAGCGCATTATCGGATTCGATGCTCGCCAACATCAATTTGCACCTGGAACAGGAATTGCGCTGGGTTCCGGTGGTGAAAGTTAAAATCTATAGCCGGGATTCAATTGTCCTTTATTCTACTAACCGTCATGAAATAGGCGCCGACGCAAAACAGAATAAAGGCGTGCAGAGTGCGCTCGCAGGTACGCCAATTTCTGGCCAGGTCCATCCCAACCACTTGAACGAGTTCGATAATATTATTGAAGTAGAGGATCTGCACCAGCAATACGTCCCGATCAAGTCGCCAAAGACAGGTGATGTGATTGGTGTATTCGAAACTTATCTGAATATATCTGAAGTCGTCAGAGAGGTCGAAGTAAGGCAGCGCGTCGTTTTTTGGATAATAGGTGGAATTCTGGGCGTATTCTACCTGGCCCTGGCCATCACGTTTCTAGCTACTCATCGCTTACTACGTCGTGAGACGCAACAGCGCAAGGCTTATGTCGATGAACTTCACGAGGTTCACGCAGATCTAGAGCAACGCGTCGAACGACGTACCGCAGAGCTAGATCACACAAGAATTTTTCTGCAGTCGATTATCGATGGTATAGCGGACCCACTACTCGTAATCAGACCTGATTTCACGATTGCATTGATGAACAATCAGGCGAAGAAATATATTCCTCCTGGTCAGGATGAGAAAAATTATAGATATTGCTACCAGATTTCGCATCGGCTGGATGCGCCTTGTACGGAACCTGATCACCCCTGTTCATTTATCGAAGTCATGGAGAAAGGATGTCCTGCAAGGGTTAGACATACTCATTGCGACGCAGATGGCAATCCTGTCGTATTGGAACTGATAACCACCCCGCTGTATTCGGCGAACGGGGAATTCGAAGGGGTGATCGAAGTAGAGCACGACGTTACCCAGATCGTAGAGATGCAGGAGGTTCTGTCTAAAAATGAAGCGCATTTACAGGCAATCATGGACCATGTGCCCGATGCAATTCTCACCTGTGATTCCGAATATACGATTCAAAGCACCAATCATTCTGCACGTATTCTTTTTAATGCCGAGGAGACTGATTTGGTCGGGAAGAATCTACAGGAGTTGTTTTCTGCTGATTCGGCTGCCAATGAATTCCTGTCTGAAATTGCGACTCATCAACAATGTGTTTTTAAACGCATCGACGGCACCGAATTTCCGTCAGATCTCTGGGTCGGACCGCTCGAAAAGACCAATGGGGATAGCAGTTATATAGTGGTCGTGCATGACATCACCGGGCGTCTACAGGATC
- a CDS encoding anaerobic ribonucleoside-triphosphate reductase activating protein, which translates to MNSVNSSTKKTRTRKPIDVGGIEPFTTIDYPGHLAAVLFLQGCPWRCHYCHNGDLIRRRAAPGIPWSSAVQFLHQRKTLIDAVVFSGGEPTLQSGLAMAVRQVKRMGFKVGLHTAGTYPDRLERLLPLLDWVGLDIKASVQQYPDITGVKNSGERAWRSARLIVESNLDYEVRTTIHPRLIDRGKLYNLVAELVDLQVENYVIQECMPAHCLNSEFRVTERFSLDEMDIQKIAQSFAHFELRMAG; encoded by the coding sequence ATGAACAGCGTAAATTCTTCCACGAAAAAAACCCGGACTCGTAAACCAATCGATGTCGGCGGTATTGAACCGTTTACCACAATCGATTATCCCGGTCATCTGGCCGCGGTTTTATTTCTTCAAGGCTGCCCCTGGCGTTGCCACTACTGCCATAACGGTGACTTGATTCGCCGCCGAGCTGCGCCTGGAATTCCGTGGTCATCGGCTGTGCAATTTTTGCACCAGCGTAAAACGCTAATCGACGCAGTTGTCTTCAGCGGTGGCGAACCGACCCTGCAATCGGGCCTTGCCATGGCGGTGCGGCAAGTGAAACGCATGGGCTTCAAAGTTGGCCTGCACACCGCCGGGACCTATCCTGATCGATTGGAAAGATTGTTACCACTACTCGACTGGGTTGGTCTCGATATCAAGGCATCGGTGCAACAGTATCCGGATATTACTGGCGTTAAAAATTCTGGGGAACGCGCATGGAGAAGTGCTCGCTTGATTGTCGAGTCCAATCTTGATTATGAAGTCAGGACGACGATTCACCCTCGGCTTATCGATCGGGGGAAACTGTATAACCTGGTTGCTGAACTGGTTGATCTGCAGGTCGAAAATTACGTGATTCAGGAATGCATGCCGGCTCACTGCCTAAATTCCGAGTTTCGTGTAACCGAGCGATTCTCACTCGATGAAATGGATATTCAGAAGATTGCGCAAAGTTTTGCTCACTTTGAGCTGCGTATGGCTGGTTGA
- a CDS encoding anaerobic ribonucleoside-triphosphate reductase codes for MTQQTFTRLTDEERTRCEIWTRVMGYHRPVSSFNPGKQAEHEQRKFFHEKNPDS; via the coding sequence ATGACTCAACAAACGTTCACTAGGTTGACAGATGAAGAGCGAACACGCTGCGAAATCTGGACCCGTGTCATGGGCTATCACCGGCCCGTGAGTTCTTTCAATCCTGGTAAGCAGGCCGAGCATGAACAGCGTAAATTCTTCCACGAAAAAAACCCGGACTCGTAA